The Spirochaetota bacterium genome has a segment encoding these proteins:
- a CDS encoding crotonase/enoyl-CoA hydratase family protein, with the protein MDYKFYSVEKKPPLAWVYLNRPEKKNAMNAPAWTELIPIMKDLDDDDQIRAIIVAGKGTIFSAGIDLMGMIPELPELVDKEQKGGTKQNLYKKILLMQEGLSCIETCRKPVIAAVHGKCIGAGLDLITACDIRLCTEDAEFSLREAAVGIAADMGVLQRLSNICGQGITREMAFTARNIQAGRAKEIHLVNEVYANQDELMKAAERLAKEIADNSPVAVKGTKIVLNQLASAQVKENLVFNAILSAAIIPNNDLFEAVTAFSQKRKPNFSGS; encoded by the coding sequence ATGGATTACAAGTTTTATTCGGTTGAGAAAAAGCCCCCGTTGGCATGGGTTTATTTGAACAGGCCCGAAAAAAAGAACGCCATGAACGCCCCGGCCTGGACCGAGCTCATCCCGATCATGAAGGATCTCGATGATGATGACCAGATCCGGGCCATAATCGTCGCCGGCAAAGGCACCATCTTCAGCGCCGGCATTGACCTCATGGGAATGATCCCCGAGCTGCCCGAGCTTGTCGACAAGGAGCAGAAAGGCGGCACCAAGCAGAATCTCTATAAGAAAATACTCCTCATGCAGGAGGGATTGTCCTGTATCGAAACATGCCGTAAACCGGTCATAGCCGCCGTCCATGGCAAGTGCATTGGCGCCGGGTTGGACCTCATCACGGCCTGCGATATACGGCTCTGTACCGAGGACGCGGAATTTTCCCTGCGCGAAGCGGCGGTGGGCATCGCGGCTGACATGGGGGTCCTCCAGCGCCTCTCCAATATCTGCGGGCAGGGCATCACCCGCGAAATGGCCTTTACCGCCAGGAATATCCAGGCCGGGCGCGCGAAGGAAATACACCTGGTCAATGAAGTATACGCGAACCAGGATGAGCTCATGAAGGCCGCGGAGCGGCTCGCGAAGGAGATTGCGGACAATTCCCCCGTCGCGGTGAAGGGAACGAAGATCGTGCTGAACCAGCTTGCGTCGGCCCAGGTGAAGGAGAACCTGGTATTCAATGCGATACTGAGCGCCGCCATAATCCCGAACAATGACCTGTTCGAGGCGGTTACCGCCTTCAGCCAGAAGCGGAAGCCCAACTTCAGCGGATCCTGA